The Argopecten irradians isolate NY chromosome 4, Ai_NY, whole genome shotgun sequence genome has a window encoding:
- the LOC138322002 gene encoding uncharacterized protein codes for MDARFLHTAVDMGDYMVVMGGRTDSSNFSNRGDLAFSRPLHSVVAPSSAVVNNSIYVMGGLDHFVHSEVIKLDLPSDVCSLIGDLNRCINSSGCSACILSSPGIQNRTFCYSNSPPRTTTDKYSCRCQANFDGGANYTIELLPWFYQAVPRLRGLFGQWNRYGHTLTACGDELIYMFGGHSLEKGLLNDLWVFNITKNKWNQIMPITIDEPEGRYYHSAACIPIKRQLFIYGGFIKDRASTQDSDGTQDTAGNQKYRTKYRASNELWSFSIGGRKWTRMSVPALVKPVAGHTMTRIEETQLLIIGGILYRKLLLQQDLQV; via the exons ATGGATGCCCGTTTCCTACACACGGCCGTCGATATGGGAGATTACATGGTGGTGATGGGAGGACGTACAGACAGTTCTAACTTCTCCAACA GAG GAG ATTTGGCCTTTAGCAGACCTCTCCATTCAGTTGTAGCCCCCAGCTCAGCAGTGGTCAACAATAGTATTTATGTGATGGGAGGGCTTGACCACTTTGTCCATAGCGAGGTCATCAAGCTTGACCTTCCCAGTGATGTGTGTAGTCTGATCGGAGACCTGAACCGCTGTATCAACTCGTCGGGCTGCTCGGCTTGTATCTTGTCATCACCTGGGATCCAGAACAGGACATTTTGTTACTCAAACAGCCCACCCAGAACCACCACT GACAAGTATTCGTGTAGATGCCAGGCTAACTTTGATGGAGGAGCTAATTATACTATAGAGTTGTTACCCTGGTTCTACCAGGCGGTGCCGCGCCTCCGGGGACTGTTTGGTCAGTGGAATAGGTACGGCCACACCCTGACAGCCTGTGGGGATGAGCTTATCTACATGTTTGGGGGACACTCTTTAGAGAAAGGACTTCTCAACGATCTGTGGGTGTTCAACATCACCAAGAACAAGTGGAATCAGATCATGCCTATCACTATAGATGAGCCGGAAGGCAG GTACTACCATTCTGCTGCCTGTATTCCTATAAAGAGACAGCTATTTATCTACGGAGGGTTCATCAAGGATAGAGCTAGTACCCAGGACAGTGATGGTACCCAGGACACAGCTGGTAACCAGAAATACCGAACAAAATACCGAGCTTCAAATGAGCTGTGGAGCTTCTCTATCGGCGGCAGGAAGTGGACACGTATGTCG GTCCCAGCACTAGTTAAGCCTGTAGCTGGACACACTATGACTAGGATCGAGGAAACACAGCTTCTTATCATTGGGGGGATTCTCTACAGAAAACTACTTCTCCAACAAGATTTACAAGTTTGA